The nucleotide window TTTATTGCATCATGCCCAACAGCTAGTGAAGTAACTGATAAATACGTAGAAAAGTATTTGGAGTGGTTTGAAAGAATTGGTATACATTTTAATAGTAAAGTTGTATTAGATAATCGTATAAATTCTGAAAAGATGATTGATGCAATTAATAATGCATCATTAATTTATTTAATGGGTGGCACAACACCTTTACAAATGAAATTTCTATTAGACAATCAATTAGTTAATGCGATACGTAATGTAGATTGCTTAATAATGGGATTAAGTGCTGGAGCAATAAATATGGCTGAAATCTCAATTTTGACAATGACGTGTGGTCATGATAAACAAGAAATTTATAAAGGTGTAGGAATTGTTGATAAAAGTGTAGAGCCACATTTTACATTAGATAATTATACTGATGAATTAAAAAAGTTATCATATGATTATTCTATTTATGCAATGTGTGATGAAAGTGCTATTATAATTCGTGATAATCAATGTGTTTATTATGGGGATATATATTTTCTAAAGGATGGTAATGTTAAAAAGTTGTAGTAATGAAATTTC belongs to Clostridium bornimense and includes:
- a CDS encoding Type 1 glutamine amidotransferase-like domain-containing protein; its protein translation is MGKYYLFSDFSEENGFSLVADDFKKDIKNYNQIVFIASCPTASEVTDKYVEKYLEWFERIGIHFNSKVVLDNRINSEKMIDAINNASLIYLMGGTTPLQMKFLLDNQLVNAIRNVDCLIMGLSAGAINMAEISILTMTCGHDKQEIYKGVGIVDKSVEPHFTLDNYTDELKKLSYDYSIYAMCDESAIIIRDNQCVYYGDIYFLKDGNVKKL